Proteins co-encoded in one Pocillopora verrucosa isolate sample1 chromosome 1, ASM3666991v2, whole genome shotgun sequence genomic window:
- the LOC131772583 gene encoding endoplasmic reticulum-Golgi intermediate compartment protein 1 isoform X1, translated as MQFDVRRFDVYRKVPKDLTEPTLTGAVISICSCLFIVFLLLSEFYSFINTEIVSELFVDNPTENDRLDVKLNITLPRMKCEHLGLDIQDEMGRHEVGFQENTHTEEMNHGEGCVFSCKFNINKVPGNFHVSTHGAGAQPDNPDMAHHINSLNFGSEIKDKLPGAFVALRGRNKEDVNSLSSHDYVLKIVPTIYEKLDGTTTFTYQYTWAYKDYVAYGHGGRILPAIWFRYDLSPITVKYVERRKPLYHFITTVCAIVGGTFTVAGIIDSMIFTASELFKKAQLGKLS; from the exons ATGCAGTTTGATGTTAGAAG GTTTGATGTTTATAGAAAAGTTCCCAAGGATTTAACAGAACCCACATTGACAGGGGCAgtca TCTCAATATGCAGTTGTCTGTTTAtagtatttttgttgttatcagAATTTTACAGCTTTATCAACACAGAAAT cGTTAGTGAGTTGTTTGTAGATAACCCAACAGAAAATGACCGATTGGATGTGAAATTGAACATAACTTTGCCAAGGATGAAGTGTGAAC ATCTTGGTCTGGATATCCAGGATGAAATGGGACG GCATGAGGTTGGTTTTCAGGAGAATACCCACACTGAAGAAATGAATCACGGAG AAGGATGTGTTTTCTCCTGCAAGTTCAACATAAACAAG gTTCCTGGTAATTTCCACGTGTCCACCCATGGAGCAGGTGCACAG CCAGATAATCCAGACATGGCGCATCATATTAACTCTCTTAATTTTGGATCAGAAATTAAG GATAAACTTCCTGGTGCTTTTGTGGCTCTTAGAGGACGAAATAAAGAAGATGTCAATA GTTTGTCTTCGCATGACTATGTATTGAAGATTGTACCTACAATTTACGAGAAACTGGATGGAACTACGACCTTCACATATCAATATACCTGGGCTTATAAG gaTTATGTAGCTTATGGACATGGCGGCCGGATTTTGCCAG CAATTTGGTTTCGCTATGATTTAAGCCCAATTACTGTCAAATACGTGGAGAGACGCAAACCGCTTTATCATTTTATCACTACG GTTTGTGCTATCGTGGGAGGAACTTTTACCGTGGCAGGAATTATTGATTCCATGATATTCACTGCAAgtgaattgtttaaaaaagcACAGCTTGGAAAATTAAGTTAA
- the LOC131772596 gene encoding dual specificity protein phosphatase 1-B-like isoform X1, translating to MVAMDENDSVWPLAPLTFVNMTSSLSQKCIVIDCRSFLSFNVAHIKGSLNVHCPPILKRRFHRGSSTLDCLLKSPELKRRVADAETLILYGEGTQDWIDLEKDNTMKILHMLLRRERVDKTLYFIKGGFEKFASSFPSMCYFANPHAASQACSSPLGLKLKTKDFKRFSPRNEIDPVRDYAESRPNVSAKPNEPVEILPHLYLGSEFHSSQKELLQHLGITAIVNVSSNIPNFFEDTFDYKSIPVDDTYTADIGRWFEEAAMFIDSVKKSKGRVLVHCQAGISRSATICLAYLISRHQLRLDEAYEYVKKRRSVISPNFNFMGQLLNWESETQLTNRVSSTHTPTTPFGFFSFSPLPCGSEMTTSGNKQNSPGLVTSPM from the exons ATGGTTGCAATGGATGAGAATGACTCTGTATGGCCCCTTGCCCCACTCACTTTTGTAAACATGACCAGTTCTCTGAGTCAGAAATGTATAGTTATTGACTGTCGTTCCTTCTTATCATTTAACGTCGCCCACATCAAAGGATCGCTTAACGTTCACTGCCCTCCTATCTTAAAAAGAAGATTTCATCGTGGATCATCAACGTTAGATTGTCTACTCAAATCTCCTGAGTTGAAACGAAGGGTTGCGGACGCAGAGACTTTAATTTTGTACGGGGAAGGAACTCAGGATTGGATTGACTTGGAGAAGGACAATACGATGAAGATACTCCACATGCTTTTGAGAAGAGAGAGAGTAGACAAGACTCTATATTTCATTAAAG GAGGATTTGAAAAATTCGCGTCGTCTTTCCCCTCCATGTGCTACTTTGCAAATCCCCATGCGGCATCACAAGCATGTTCCAGTCCTCTCGGATTAAAGCTCAAAacgaaagattttaaaagattcAGCCCGAGAAACGAGATCGATCCTGTCAGGGATTATGCCGAGTCGCGCCCAAATGTGTCAGCCAAGCCAAATGAGCCTGTTGAAATCTTACCACATCTGTATCTTGGAAGCGAATTCCACTCGTCTCAAAAGGAGCTCCTTCAACACTTGGGTATCACTGCCATAgtcaatgtttcaagtaatatTCCGAACTTTTTTGAGGATACATTTGACTACAAGTCTATTCCGGTTGACGATACTTACACCGCAGATATCGGCCGATGGTTTGAGGAGGCAGCGATGTTTATAG ATTCAGTGAAGAAATCGAAAGGACGGGTACTAGTACATTGCCAGGCTGGGATCTCAAGATCAGCCACTATTTGCCTTGCCTATCTTATAAGTAGACATCAACTCAGGTTGGACGAAGCTTATGAGTACGTTAAGAAGCGCCGTTCAGTTATATCACCAAACTTTAACTTCATGGGGCAACTGCTTAACTGGGAATCAGAGACTCAGCTTACAAATAGAGTATCGAGCACACACACACCCACCACTCCCTttggatttttcagtttttctccgTTGCCATGTGGATCCGAAATGACTACCTCTGGTAACAAACAGAATTCACCTGGGCTCGTGACTTCACCCATGTAG
- the LOC131772596 gene encoding dual specificity protein phosphatase 1-B-like isoform X2, producing MVAMDENDSVWPLAPLTFVNMTSSLSQKCIVIDCRSFLSFNVAHIKGSLNVHCPPILKRRFHRGSSTLDCLLKSPELKRRVADAETLILYGEGTQDWIDLEKDNTMKILHMLLRRERVDKTLYFIKGGFEKFASSFPSMCYFANPHAASQACSSPLGLKLKTKDFKRFSPRNEIDPVRDYAESRPNVSAKPNEPVEILPHLYLGSEFHSSQKELLQHLGITAIVNVSSNIPNFFEDTFDYKSIPVDDTYTADIGRWFEEAAMFIDSVKKSKGRVLVHCQAGISRSATICLAYLISRHQLRLDEAYD from the exons ATGGTTGCAATGGATGAGAATGACTCTGTATGGCCCCTTGCCCCACTCACTTTTGTAAACATGACCAGTTCTCTGAGTCAGAAATGTATAGTTATTGACTGTCGTTCCTTCTTATCATTTAACGTCGCCCACATCAAAGGATCGCTTAACGTTCACTGCCCTCCTATCTTAAAAAGAAGATTTCATCGTGGATCATCAACGTTAGATTGTCTACTCAAATCTCCTGAGTTGAAACGAAGGGTTGCGGACGCAGAGACTTTAATTTTGTACGGGGAAGGAACTCAGGATTGGATTGACTTGGAGAAGGACAATACGATGAAGATACTCCACATGCTTTTGAGAAGAGAGAGAGTAGACAAGACTCTATATTTCATTAAAG GAGGATTTGAAAAATTCGCGTCGTCTTTCCCCTCCATGTGCTACTTTGCAAATCCCCATGCGGCATCACAAGCATGTTCCAGTCCTCTCGGATTAAAGCTCAAAacgaaagattttaaaagattcAGCCCGAGAAACGAGATCGATCCTGTCAGGGATTATGCCGAGTCGCGCCCAAATGTGTCAGCCAAGCCAAATGAGCCTGTTGAAATCTTACCACATCTGTATCTTGGAAGCGAATTCCACTCGTCTCAAAAGGAGCTCCTTCAACACTTGGGTATCACTGCCATAgtcaatgtttcaagtaatatTCCGAACTTTTTTGAGGATACATTTGACTACAAGTCTATTCCGGTTGACGATACTTACACCGCAGATATCGGCCGATGGTTTGAGGAGGCAGCGATGTTTATAG ATTCAGTGAAGAAATCGAAAGGACGGGTACTAGTACATTGCCAGGCTGGGATCTCAAGATCAGCCACTATTTGCCTTGCCTATCTTATAAGTAGACATCAACTCAGGTTGGACGAAGCTTATGA TTAA
- the LOC131772583 gene encoding endoplasmic reticulum-Golgi intermediate compartment protein 1 isoform X2: protein MQFDVRRFDVYRKVPKDLTEPTLTGAVISICSCLFIVFLLLSEFYSFINTEIVSELFVDNPTENDRLDVKLNITLPRMKCEHLGLDIQDEMGRHEVGFQENTHTEEMNHGGCVFSCKFNINKVPGNFHVSTHGAGAQPDNPDMAHHINSLNFGSEIKDKLPGAFVALRGRNKEDVNSLSSHDYVLKIVPTIYEKLDGTTTFTYQYTWAYKDYVAYGHGGRILPAIWFRYDLSPITVKYVERRKPLYHFITTVCAIVGGTFTVAGIIDSMIFTASELFKKAQLGKLS from the exons ATGCAGTTTGATGTTAGAAG GTTTGATGTTTATAGAAAAGTTCCCAAGGATTTAACAGAACCCACATTGACAGGGGCAgtca TCTCAATATGCAGTTGTCTGTTTAtagtatttttgttgttatcagAATTTTACAGCTTTATCAACACAGAAAT cGTTAGTGAGTTGTTTGTAGATAACCCAACAGAAAATGACCGATTGGATGTGAAATTGAACATAACTTTGCCAAGGATGAAGTGTGAAC ATCTTGGTCTGGATATCCAGGATGAAATGGGACG GCATGAGGTTGGTTTTCAGGAGAATACCCACACTGAAGAAATGAATCACGGAG GATGTGTTTTCTCCTGCAAGTTCAACATAAACAAG gTTCCTGGTAATTTCCACGTGTCCACCCATGGAGCAGGTGCACAG CCAGATAATCCAGACATGGCGCATCATATTAACTCTCTTAATTTTGGATCAGAAATTAAG GATAAACTTCCTGGTGCTTTTGTGGCTCTTAGAGGACGAAATAAAGAAGATGTCAATA GTTTGTCTTCGCATGACTATGTATTGAAGATTGTACCTACAATTTACGAGAAACTGGATGGAACTACGACCTTCACATATCAATATACCTGGGCTTATAAG gaTTATGTAGCTTATGGACATGGCGGCCGGATTTTGCCAG CAATTTGGTTTCGCTATGATTTAAGCCCAATTACTGTCAAATACGTGGAGAGACGCAAACCGCTTTATCATTTTATCACTACG GTTTGTGCTATCGTGGGAGGAACTTTTACCGTGGCAGGAATTATTGATTCCATGATATTCACTGCAAgtgaattgtttaaaaaagcACAGCTTGGAAAATTAAGTTAA